GCGGCCAGCAACCTGTTCGATGATCACGCCAGCGGTCTGCTGTTGAGTACCCCGGATCGCCTTCCCGAGCCGCATCAGTGCCCCTTGCCCATCGTCTTGCTACTCGACGAAGAGCCAGTCGAAGAGCCGACCGGTGTCAGCGATTGGTTGGTGCGCGGCAGCCTCAGTCTCGATGTGTTGCGTCGCTGCCTGCGCTACGCGCGTGAACAGGGCAATCTCAAGCACACCCTGCAACGACTAGCCGAGCAGGACCCCTTGACCGGTATCGCCAATCGCCAGGGCTTCCAGACCCTGCTCGCCGCGCGCCTGGCCGAGTGTGGTGGCCGTGGTCTTGTACTCGGTCATCTCGATCTGGATAACTTCCGCCACGCCAACGATGCCCTCGGCTACCAGGCTGGGGATCGCCTGATCCTGCAGGTGGTGGCGCGGCTCAAGAGTCTGCTGCAGCCCTGCGATCAGATTGCGCGTCTGGGTAGCGACGAATTCGCTCTGTTGCTCGATGCACGCCGCGATCCGCAGCGCGTGGAGCGCCTCGCCGAGCGTGTCACCGAGGTATTGGGTGAGCCTTACTGGGTAGACGGCGAGAGTCTGTTGATCGGCTGTAGTCTGGGGCTCGCTCACGCCCAGCCTGGAGAGGGCGCCGACCCGCTGCTGTGGCATGCGCATATCGCCATGCAGCAGGCCAAGAATCAGCAAGGCTGCGTGTTTCATGTCTATGACGAACGCCGCAACCGCAGCGCACGCAGTCAGGCCGATCTGGAAGGTGAGCTGCGCCGGGCGCTGCGCCGAGATGAACTGGAGCTGCATTACCAGCCGCGCCTGTGCCTGAAGAGCGGGCGCATCGTCGGCCTGGAGGCGCTGGTGCGCTGGCAGCACAGCGAGCGTGGGCTGCTCTCGCCCAATGAATTCGTGCCGTTGGCCGAAGAAACCGGATTGATCGTACCGCTCGGTTACTGGGTCATCTCCCGTGCCCTGCGCGACATGCAGTGGCTGCGTGGCCGTGGCCTGCCGGCGCTGCACATGGCAGTCAACCTGTCGTTCCGCCAGTTCCAGGACAGCCAATTGCTGCCGACACTCAGCCGCCTGATCGAAGAGCGTGGGGTGGACGCGCAGTGGCTGGAGTTCGAGCTGACCGAAACCGCAGTGATGCGCCGCAGCGACCAGGTGCAGCAGACCATGCTGGCGCTGGGACGGCTCGGCGTGCGTTTTTCGCTGGACGACTTCGGCACCGGGTTTTCCTCCTTCGTCCACCTCAACAGCCTGCCGATCACCCTGCTGAAGATCGACAGGAGCTTCGTCGGCGGCATGGGCGAGCGTGCCGAGAACCGCCAACTGGTG
The genomic region above belongs to Pseudomonas sediminis and contains:
- a CDS encoding putative bifunctional diguanylate cyclase/phosphodiesterase — protein: MSTLVEPLRLVLLAETPDWAELLREQLSALGSPSPLITAPSWEAASNLFDDHASGLLLSTPDRLPEPHQCPLPIVLLLDEEPVEEPTGVSDWLVRGSLSLDVLRRCLRYAREQGNLKHTLQRLAEQDPLTGIANRQGFQTLLAARLAECGGRGLVLGHLDLDNFRHANDALGYQAGDRLILQVVARLKSLLQPCDQIARLGSDEFALLLDARRDPQRVERLAERVTEVLGEPYWVDGESLLIGCSLGLAHAQPGEGADPLLWHAHIAMQQAKNQQGCVFHVYDERRNRSARSQADLEGELRRALRRDELELHYQPRLCLKSGRIVGLEALVRWQHSERGLLSPNEFVPLAEETGLIVPLGYWVISRALRDMQWLRGRGLPALHMAVNLSFRQFQDSQLLPTLSRLIEERGVDAQWLEFELTETAVMRRSDQVQQTMLALGRLGVRFSLDDFGTGFSSFVHLNSLPITLLKIDRSFVGGMGERAENRQLVRAMINLAHNLNLEVVAEGVENIEQLDMLRQFGCDQVQGYLISKAVPLAELARFLVFGLRQPLLSGTPPSA